One window from the genome of Paraclostridium sordellii encodes:
- a CDS encoding peptidylprolyl isomerase, with product MLPIAYISVEDVGVIEAELYPNIAPNTVNNFISLANDNFYNGLIFHRIVKNFVIQGGCPEGSGIGGPGYTIEGEFNKNKFKNNLKHTEGILSMARSQSKNSAGSQFFIVTKAAPHLNGKYASFGKVINGLDLVHKIEDLGSKGKTFVISSIKVDTKGVNYNAPVKYK from the coding sequence ATGCTTCCTATAGCATATATATCAGTAGAAGATGTTGGCGTTATAGAAGCAGAACTTTATCCTAATATAGCTCCAAATACAGTAAATAATTTTATATCTTTAGCTAATGATAATTTTTATAATGGATTAATATTTCATAGAATAGTAAAGAATTTTGTTATTCAAGGTGGATGTCCAGAAGGGTCTGGTATAGGAGGTCCTGGATATACAATAGAAGGAGAATTTAATAAAAATAAATTTAAAAATAATTTAAAACACACTGAAGGTATTTTATCAATGGCTAGAAGTCAATCTAAAAACAGTGCTGGTAGTCAATTTTTTATTGTAACAAAAGCTGCACCTCATCTTAATGGTAAATATGCTAGTTTTGGAAAAGTTATAAATGGTTTAGATTTAGTTCATAAAATAGAAGATTTAGGTTCAAAAGGCAAAACATTTGTGATATCTTCTATAAAAGTAGATACTAAAGGAGTAAACTACAATGCTCCAGTAAAATATAAATAA
- the bioA gene encoding adenosylmethionine--8-amino-7-oxononanoate transaminase, with protein MNLVEKDLKYIWHPCSQMKDYETFKPIVIEKGKGINLYDIEGNQYIDAISSWWCNLFGHANERINNAINNQVNDLEHVIFANFTHTPAIELCERIIKISPDRLSKVFFTDNGSASVECALKMSFQYHAQVGNTSKTKFVAITDAYHGETIGALSVGDLDLYSKVYKPIMLDTARIEGPDCYRCKFNKKRETCNAECFVYMKEYINKNHEEVASIIIEPMVQGAAGMKIYSPIYLKKLRLLCDKFDIHLIADEIAVGFGRTGKMFACEHADISPDFMCLSKGLTAGYVPMALVLTTDKIYNAFYDDYNTYKAFMHSHTYSGNPIGCSIANEVLNIFEDENILVENEKKAKKFNEKIIKSLNEHKNVGEIRSIGLINAIELVKDKMNKEMFDSNLRIGYQIYKIALKKGVLLRPLGNILYFNPPYIITEEDMDKMVNVCKECIDEVISKL; from the coding sequence ATGAATTTAGTAGAAAAAGATTTAAAATATATATGGCATCCATGCTCTCAAATGAAAGACTATGAAACTTTTAAACCTATAGTAATTGAAAAGGGAAAAGGTATAAACTTATATGATATAGAAGGTAATCAATATATTGACGCAATAAGTTCTTGGTGGTGTAATTTATTTGGACATGCTAATGAAAGAATTAATAATGCAATTAATAATCAAGTTAATGATTTAGAACATGTTATATTTGCAAATTTTACTCATACTCCAGCTATTGAACTTTGTGAGAGAATAATAAAAATTTCTCCAGATAGACTTAGTAAGGTATTTTTTACAGATAATGGATCAGCTTCTGTAGAATGCGCTCTAAAGATGAGTTTTCAATATCATGCTCAAGTTGGAAACACATCAAAAACTAAATTTGTTGCTATAACTGATGCATATCATGGAGAGACTATAGGAGCACTTTCTGTTGGAGATTTAGATTTATATAGTAAAGTATATAAACCTATAATGTTAGATACAGCTAGGATTGAAGGGCCTGATTGTTATAGATGTAAGTTTAATAAAAAAAGAGAAACTTGTAATGCTGAATGTTTTGTATATATGAAAGAGTATATAAATAAAAATCATGAAGAAGTTGCATCTATAATAATTGAACCTATGGTACAGGGTGCAGCAGGAATGAAAATTTATTCGCCTATATATTTAAAGAAGTTAAGGTTATTATGTGATAAATTTGATATACATTTAATCGCTGATGAAATAGCTGTAGGGTTTGGAAGGACAGGTAAGATGTTTGCTTGTGAACATGCTGATATATCACCTGATTTTATGTGCTTGTCTAAGGGGCTCACAGCAGGATATGTACCTATGGCATTAGTTTTAACAACAGATAAAATATATAATGCTTTTTATGATGATTATAATACTTATAAAGCATTTATGCATAGCCATACATATTCAGGAAATCCAATAGGATGCAGTATAGCAAATGAAGTTTTAAATATATTTGAAGATGAAAATATACTTGTAGAAAATGAAAAAAAAGCGAAAAAATTTAATGAAAAAATTATTAAAAGTTTAAATGAACATAAAAATGTAGGAGAAATAAGATCTATAGGTCTAATTAATGCTATTGAGTTAGTAAAAGATAAAATGAATAAGGAAATGTTTGATTCTAACTTAAGAATAGGGTATCAAATTTATAAAATAGCTCTTAAAAAAGGGGTACTTCTTAGGCCTTTAGGAAATATATTATATTTTAATCCTCCTTATATTATAACTGAAGAAGATATGGATAAGATGGTTAATGTATGCAAAGAATGTATAGATGAGGTTATAAGTAAGCTGTAG
- a CDS encoding single-stranded DNA-binding protein encodes MNSIILLGRLTKDPEIKYIGEKGIPVANFTIAVDRKLKKESKGQKTDFIKIEAWREAADLAIDRFKKGSLVSVTGELRIDEYKDSNGNNKYMTKVTTYKVHLLEHSKKIFSGNDVFKLDEKNSIDEATLPF; translated from the coding sequence TTGAATAGTATAATATTATTAGGAAGATTAACAAAAGACCCAGAAATTAAATATATTGGAGAAAAAGGAATACCAGTTGCTAATTTTACAATAGCGGTTGATAGAAAATTAAAAAAAGAAAGTAAAGGTCAAAAAACAGATTTTATAAAAATAGAAGCCTGGAGAGAAGCTGCAGACTTAGCTATAGATAGATTTAAAAAAGGAAGTTTAGTTTCTGTAACAGGAGAACTAAGAATAGATGAATATAAAGATAGTAATGGGAACAATAAATATATGACTAAAGTAACTACATATAAGGTACATTTATTAGAACATAGTAAAAAAATATTTAGCGGAAATGATGTATTTAAATTAGATGAAAAAAACAGTATAGATGAAGCTACATTACCATTTTAA
- the bioD gene encoding dethiobiotin synthase, whose translation MKSRGIFIIGTDTDVGKTYISAILMKKLIDKNINATYYKAVLSGAIEENDKLIPGDAKHVCEISGLDEKYENIVSYSLKNPVSPHLAANIENIDIKFEKIKNDFQNLYKKYDFILAEGSGGIVCPIKIKDGETLMLEDIVKMTGFEIILVARSSVGTINHTFLTVKYLKSKNFKIKGIILNEFDRENIAHLDNAKTIELLTGVKIIAYVPKMYKESQEIDIDINKVII comes from the coding sequence ATGAAATCTAGAGGAATTTTTATTATAGGAACGGATACTGATGTGGGGAAAACGTATATTAGTGCAATTCTAATGAAAAAGTTGATTGATAAAAATATTAATGCTACTTATTATAAAGCAGTATTAAGTGGAGCAATTGAGGAAAATGATAAATTAATACCAGGAGATGCTAAACATGTATGCGAAATTTCAGGACTTGATGAAAAATATGAAAATATAGTTTCATATTCTTTAAAAAATCCTGTATCACCTCATTTAGCAGCAAATATAGAGAATATAGATATAAAATTTGAAAAAATAAAAAATGATTTTCAAAATTTATATAAAAAATATGATTTTATTTTAGCTGAAGGAAGTGGAGGAATAGTATGTCCTATAAAAATCAAAGACGGCGAAACCTTAATGTTAGAAGATATAGTAAAAATGACTGGATTTGAAATAATACTTGTAGCTAGATCATCAGTTGGAACTATAAACCATACATTTCTTACTGTCAAATACTTGAAATCCAAGAATTTTAAAATTAAAGGAATTATTTTAAACGAATTTGATAGAGAAAATATTGCTCATTTAGATAATGCAAAAACAATAGAGTTGTTAACTGGAGTTAAAATTATAGCTTATGTTCCTAAGATGTATAAAGAAAGTCAAGAAATTGATATAGATATAAACAAGGTTATAATTTAA
- the bioB gene encoding biotin synthase BioB, which produces MVSKLYELIKNGYGIDKKEAIELLNLKTCELAKYANELRNYFLGNQFDTCSIINGKSGRCSEDCKFCSQSSFHETDIEIYPLLETQKFIQDAKYHFEKGVKRYSIVTSGKKLNKSELDKICNSYKEIGKNVDIKICASHGLLSENELKKLKKSGVKRYHNNLETSRNFFNKICTTHTYDEKIETIKAAQRAGLEVCSGGILGLGETFIDRIDMAFELRDLNIKSIPINVLNYIEGTSIKIKDQITEDEVLKTIAIFRFINPKSFIRLAGGRNVLTNYGEHAFKSGANATITGDLLTTCGNSIENDLNLVKSMGFEV; this is translated from the coding sequence ATGGTAAGTAAACTATATGAACTTATAAAAAATGGTTATGGAATAGATAAAAAAGAAGCTATAGAACTTTTAAATTTAAAAACATGTGAACTAGCTAAATATGCAAATGAATTAAGAAACTACTTTTTAGGCAATCAATTTGACACCTGTTCTATTATAAATGGGAAAAGTGGAAGATGTAGTGAAGATTGCAAGTTTTGTTCTCAGTCATCTTTTCATGAAACAGATATAGAGATATATCCATTATTAGAAACACAAAAATTTATACAAGATGCTAAATATCATTTTGAAAAAGGAGTTAAAAGATATTCTATAGTTACATCAGGTAAAAAATTAAATAAATCAGAATTAGATAAAATTTGCAATTCATACAAAGAGATAGGAAAAAATGTAGACATAAAGATATGTGCATCCCATGGTCTATTAAGTGAAAATGAACTTAAAAAGTTAAAAAAATCTGGGGTGAAAAGATATCATAATAACTTAGAAACTTCTAGAAATTTTTTTAATAAAATTTGTACAACTCATACATATGATGAAAAAATTGAAACTATAAAAGCTGCACAAAGAGCAGGGTTAGAAGTTTGTAGTGGAGGAATTCTAGGGCTAGGTGAGACTTTTATAGATCGAATAGATATGGCTTTTGAATTAAGAGATTTAAATATTAAATCTATACCTATTAATGTATTAAATTACATCGAGGGAACGAGTATAAAAATTAAAGATCAGATAACTGAAGATGAAGTATTAAAAACCATTGCAATTTTTAGATTTATAAATCCTAAAAGTTTTATAAGGCTTGCAGGAGGAAGAAATGTATTAACTAATTATGGAGAGCATGCATTTAAATCAGGAGCAAATGCAACTATAACAGGAGATTTACTAACCACTTGTGGAAATAGTATAGAAAATGACTTGAATTTAGTAAAATCAATGGGATTTGAAGTATAG
- a CDS encoding PTS sugar transporter subunit IIA: MGLFDIFKKSKQEESAKGIVSPTNGELLDISKVPDEVFSTKMMGDGFAIKSTDGVIVSPVDGKIGVVFETKHAIIIESKEGKEILLHLGIDTVNLKGEGFEVFVNVGDEVKAGDKLVKMDLPFIEANAKSSISPVIFTNLESNESIKVTEGPVNVGEAGKVEIVK; this comes from the coding sequence ATGGGTCTATTTGATATATTCAAAAAATCAAAGCAAGAAGAGTCTGCTAAAGGAATAGTATCACCTACAAATGGAGAATTACTAGATATAAGTAAGGTTCCAGACGAGGTATTCTCAACTAAAATGATGGGTGATGGATTCGCTATAAAATCAACAGATGGTGTTATAGTATCTCCTGTAGATGGTAAAATAGGAGTGGTTTTTGAAACAAAACATGCAATAATAATAGAATCTAAAGAAGGTAAAGAAATACTTTTACACTTAGGTATAGATACTGTTAACTTAAAAGGTGAAGGGTTTGAAGTATTTGTAAATGTAGGTGATGAAGTTAAAGCTGGAGATAAACTAGTTAAGATGGATTTACCATTTATAGAGGCAAACGCTAAATCGTCTATAAGTCCAGTTATATTTACAAACTTAGAATCTAATGAATCTATAAAAGTGACAGAAGGTCCTGTAAATGTAGGAGAAGCTGGTAAAGTAGAAATAGTTAAGTAA